Below is a genomic region from Drosophila kikkawai strain 14028-0561.14 chromosome X, DkikHiC1v2, whole genome shotgun sequence.
agtttttatttttaaaatagaattaaGCAATCGGTGCACTGCTTAACGACACTGCTTACTTTGTGGTGTACTTTAACTATCAGCCAACAGATGGCGCACTATCTACTTATAAAAATAGATTCAAagctaataattttaaattaaattattcataCATTATTACCAACTAAGTAAGCTTAATTATAATCTGCAAGCCACTTAAAAATGTCCCGGAATAGCCCTTAAAAGTAAGGAAGCCGGCACCCGTTCCTcgaaataatgaaataataatggtgTAAAAATGAGGTCAGTTCAGGGAACCCGGACACCTGTTGTGCCTCTATTTCCTTTCCACCAATTGGCGAAAGGACCCTCATAGGCAGTTGTCTGCGAGAGTTTGACGCAAGTGCTTTACCGTCATGGAAAGTGGAACCATGGTAACCATGTCTACGCCTGCCGTGGACTCCAATTCGGACTACGATTCCTCATCGGGTTCCGGCTTCTCGCTGATCCTTTTGAGCAAATCAAATCCCGTCTTTGGCTGCTACATGTTCTGGACCAGTCTTTTGATACTAAAGATGCTGATAATGTCCCTGCTCACCGCCCGACAGCGCATGAAGACAAAGACCTTTGCCAATCCTGAGGATGTGCGCGGAGGCCTGGAGGTGCGCTTCGGGGATCCCAATGTGGAGCGAGTGAGGCGGTATGTGGGGAAATATTcgttaatattttcttttaattaatttatacaatttaaatctCTTTCAGGGCCCATCGCAACGATTTAGAGAACGTGTTGCCCTTCATTCTGATGTCACTGGCATATGTGGCCACCGGACCGAATCCCCTAACAGCCCGCCTGCTCATCCGCATAGGAGCCAGTGCCCGGCTGCTGCACACCGTTGTCTATGCGGTGATTCCGGTGCCTCAGCCGGCTCGTGGATTGGCCTTTCTCACCACCTTTGCCATTACCTGCTTCGAGGCGGGCTATGTATTCGTATGCTGTGTGAAATACATTTAGGGGAAGGATAGCTCCTTAATCATAGCATTTCCTCAGATATTACATTATTTTCGAGGATAAATCAAAgttaataaagtatttttaactgaaatagaATTTGCATTGCATTAAAATAGCTACTCTTCATACATAGGAACTTGTTTTGCCTTGTTATTGCTTCGTGTTTTTATATGTCTTGGATACCCAGCTAGGTTAATTTTAAGTGCTAGctgcacagcagcaacaattcgCTCCGTCGCAGTTCATAACCAGTTTGGCCAGCCTCCACATGTGCTCTGGGCAGCTAGGAGAGCCTCTCCGCTTAGCTCAGCTC
It encodes:
- the LOC108070852 gene encoding microsomal glutathione S-transferase 1; protein product: MESGTMVTMSTPAVDSNSDYDSSSGSGFSLILLSKSNPVFGCYMFWTSLLILKMLIMSLLTARQRMKTKTFANPEDVRGGLEVRFGDPNVERVRRAHRNDLENVLPFILMSLAYVATGPNPLTARLLIRIGASARLLHTVVYAVIPVPQPARGLAFLTTFAITCFEAGYVFVCCVKYI